A section of the Thermoflexus hugenholtzii JAD2 genome encodes:
- the gcvH gene encoding glycine cleavage system protein GcvH yields MNIPPDLRYTESDEWVRLEGDEAVCGVTDYAQSQLSDVVYVELPEVGRTFRKGEVFGTIESVKAAADLYMPMSGTITAVNAELVQNPEWVNQDPYGRAWLIRFRPSDPSEYETLMDAEAYRAHCEARAH; encoded by the coding sequence ATGAACATCCCGCCGGATCTGCGTTACACCGAGTCCGACGAGTGGGTCCGCCTGGAAGGCGACGAAGCCGTCTGCGGTGTCACGGATTACGCCCAGAGCCAGCTCTCCGATGTGGTTTACGTGGAGCTCCCCGAGGTCGGTCGCACCTTCCGCAAGGGCGAGGTCTTCGGGACCATCGAGTCCGTCAAGGCCGCGGCCGACCTTTACATGCCGATGAGCGGGACCATCACCGCGGTGAACGCGGAGCTCGTCCAGAACCCGGAGTGGGTCAACCAGGATCCCTACGGGCGGGCCTGGCTGATCCGATTCCGCCCCAGCGATCCGTCGGAATACGAGACCCTGATGGACGCGGAGGCCTACCGGGCTCACTGCGAAGCTCGCGCGCACTGA
- the gcvPA gene encoding aminomethyl-transferring glycine dehydrogenase subunit GcvPA — MRFIPHTEEERQEMLRAIGVERIEDLFADVPEAYRFPPLNLPPPLTELEARWELEALAEANTHAGQYACFLGAGAYRHFIPAVVDELLRRGEFYTAYTPYQPEVSQGTLQAMFEFQSMICALTGMEVANASHYDGSSALAEAVLMALRLTRGERPRILLFPTIHPEYRAVVRTYVQHLDVRLEGDEGWTREQLREPLAVLEALEARLDGKTAALVIPYPDFLGRVLPPARLRETADRVHRAGALLIAVINPIALALFDPPGSWGADIVVGEGQPLGIPLSFGGPYLGLMATRMAFVRQLPGRLVGETVDREGRRGYVLTLSTREQHIRREKATSNITTNVGLMALAATIYLSALGRHGLRQVATLCYHKAHYLAGRIAALPGYEVWTEQPFFHEFVVRTPRPVEEINRILYEDYQIIGGYDLGRAYPELDGHMLLCATEMNTREELDALVTALSEIGGLKAVAEAGKDPL, encoded by the coding sequence ATGCGGTTCATCCCGCACACCGAGGAAGAGCGTCAGGAGATGCTCCGGGCCATCGGCGTGGAGCGCATCGAGGACCTCTTCGCGGATGTCCCGGAAGCCTATCGGTTCCCTCCGCTGAACCTCCCCCCTCCTCTGACCGAGCTGGAGGCCCGCTGGGAGCTGGAGGCCCTGGCGGAGGCCAACACCCACGCCGGCCAATATGCCTGCTTCCTGGGGGCCGGCGCCTACCGCCATTTCATCCCCGCCGTGGTCGATGAGCTGCTCCGCCGGGGCGAGTTCTACACCGCCTACACCCCCTACCAGCCGGAAGTCAGCCAGGGGACCCTCCAGGCGATGTTCGAGTTCCAGTCGATGATCTGCGCCCTCACCGGCATGGAGGTCGCCAACGCCAGCCATTACGACGGTTCCTCGGCGCTGGCGGAGGCGGTGCTGATGGCCCTGCGGCTGACCCGGGGCGAGCGGCCCCGCATCCTTCTCTTCCCCACCATCCATCCGGAATACCGGGCTGTGGTCCGCACCTACGTGCAGCACCTGGACGTCCGCCTAGAGGGGGATGAAGGCTGGACCCGGGAGCAGCTGCGGGAGCCGCTGGCCGTGCTGGAGGCGCTGGAGGCCCGTCTGGATGGGAAGACGGCGGCCCTGGTGATCCCTTACCCCGACTTCCTGGGCCGGGTGCTCCCGCCGGCCCGCCTGCGGGAGACCGCGGACCGCGTGCACCGGGCGGGGGCGCTGCTGATCGCGGTGATCAACCCCATCGCCCTGGCCCTCTTCGACCCCCCGGGGTCCTGGGGGGCGGACATCGTGGTGGGCGAGGGGCAGCCCCTGGGGATCCCCCTGAGCTTCGGCGGGCCTTACCTGGGCCTGATGGCCACCCGGATGGCCTTCGTGCGCCAGCTGCCGGGGCGCCTGGTGGGGGAGACGGTGGACCGGGAGGGCCGTCGGGGCTATGTGCTCACCCTCTCCACCCGCGAGCAGCACATCCGCCGGGAGAAGGCCACCAGCAACATCACCACCAACGTGGGCCTGATGGCCCTGGCGGCCACGATCTATCTCTCGGCCCTGGGCCGGCATGGCCTGCGCCAGGTGGCCACCCTCTGCTACCACAAGGCCCACTACTTGGCCGGGCGCATCGCCGCCCTCCCCGGCTACGAGGTGTGGACGGAGCAGCCCTTCTTCCATGAGTTTGTGGTCCGAACCCCCCGGCCAGTGGAGGAGATCAACCGGATCCTCTATGAGGACTATCAGATCATCGGCGGCTATGACCTGGGCCGGGCCTACCCAGAGCTGGACGGCCACATGCTGCTGTGCGCCACCGAGATGAACACCCGGGAGGAGCTGGACGCCCTGGTGACGGCCCTGAGTGAGATCGGCGGGCTGAAAGCCGTGGCGGAAGCGGGTAAAGATCCTTTGTAG
- the gcvPB gene encoding aminomethyl-transferring glycine dehydrogenase subunit GcvPB, with translation MTEPLIFEYSVPGRRGVELPEPDVPETPLPEGFQRADLPLPEVSEVDVVRHFLRLSQMNYGVDKGFYPLGSCTMKYNPKINEEMARLPGFAHLHPYQDPETVQGALALMYHLQEFLKEIGGFAAVSLQPAAGSQGELAGILMIRAYHRDRGEGKKRIKMLIPDSAHGTNPASSAMAGLQVVNIPSDRRGNIDLDALRKECDETVAGLMITNPNTLGLFDENLLEAIDLVHRCGGLIYGDGANMNALMGICKPGAMGFDVMHYNLHKTFSTPHGGGGPGAGPIGASERLAPYLPGPIVAIDRERTVRPDEPFYTFVWPERSIGRVRAFHGHFGVFVRAYTYIRMHGPRLREVSEAAVLNANYLLARLRGIYPVPYDRLCKHEFVIMGKIPGTPIRALDISKRLMDYGFHPPTNYFPLIVPEALMIEPTETESKATLDAFAEAMRRIAEEAREDPERLQQAPHTTPVRRLDEARAARSLVLRYAPAPAPQPASEPR, from the coding sequence ATGACGGAGCCCTTGATCTTTGAATATTCGGTCCCCGGCCGGCGCGGGGTGGAGCTGCCGGAGCCCGATGTGCCCGAGACCCCTCTGCCGGAGGGGTTCCAGCGGGCGGATCTCCCGCTGCCTGAGGTCAGCGAGGTCGACGTCGTCCGCCACTTCCTCCGGCTCTCCCAGATGAACTACGGGGTGGACAAGGGCTTTTACCCCCTGGGCTCCTGCACGATGAAATACAACCCCAAGATCAACGAGGAGATGGCCCGCCTGCCGGGCTTCGCCCACCTGCACCCCTATCAGGATCCGGAGACGGTGCAGGGCGCCTTGGCGCTGATGTATCACCTGCAGGAGTTCCTGAAAGAGATCGGGGGGTTCGCCGCGGTCTCCCTGCAGCCGGCGGCGGGCTCCCAGGGGGAGCTGGCCGGCATCCTGATGATCCGGGCCTACCATCGGGACCGCGGGGAGGGGAAGAAGCGGATCAAGATGCTGATCCCCGACTCGGCCCACGGCACGAACCCCGCCTCCTCGGCGATGGCGGGCCTGCAGGTGGTCAACATCCCCTCCGACCGGCGGGGGAACATCGACCTGGACGCCCTGCGGAAGGAGTGCGACGAGACGGTGGCGGGGCTGATGATCACCAACCCCAACACCCTGGGCCTCTTCGACGAGAACCTGCTGGAGGCCATCGACCTGGTCCATCGCTGCGGGGGGCTGATCTACGGGGACGGGGCCAACATGAACGCCCTGATGGGGATCTGCAAGCCCGGCGCGATGGGCTTCGATGTCATGCACTATAACCTCCACAAGACCTTCAGCACCCCCCACGGCGGCGGCGGCCCGGGGGCCGGCCCCATCGGGGCCAGCGAGCGGCTGGCCCCCTATCTGCCCGGGCCCATCGTGGCCATCGATCGGGAACGAACAGTGCGGCCGGACGAACCCTTCTACACGTTCGTCTGGCCGGAGCGGAGCATCGGCCGGGTGCGGGCCTTCCACGGCCACTTTGGGGTCTTCGTCCGCGCCTACACCTACATTCGGATGCACGGCCCGCGCCTGCGGGAGGTCTCCGAGGCGGCGGTCCTCAACGCCAACTACCTCCTCGCGCGGCTGCGGGGGATCTACCCGGTGCCCTACGACCGGCTCTGCAAGCACGAGTTCGTGATCATGGGGAAGATCCCCGGCACCCCCATCCGGGCCCTGGACATCTCCAAGCGGCTGATGGATTACGGCTTCCACCCGCCGACGAACTACTTCCCGCTGATCGTCCCCGAAGCCCTGATGATCGAGCCGACGGAGACCGAGAGCAAGGCCACCCTGGACGCCTTCGCCGAGGCGATGCGGCGCATCGCCGAGGAAGCCCGGGAGGACCCTGAGCGGCTGCAGCAGGCTCCGCACACCACCCCTGTCCGTCGGCTGGACGAGGCCCGGGCGGCCCGGAGCCTGGTGCTGCGGTATGCGCCTGCCCCGGCCCCACAGCCCGCCTCCGAGCCGCGATAG